tagtaaatgttcaaattgacctCGACTGTTGAAAAGTAAAAGTTGATTGTTGGTTTGGTcgattttattctttctttttttaaaaaaattcagttcaaaattttgttagatTGATACCAATCGACTCCTCTTCTTCGATCAACCGACTTCGACTTAGTTGGTCGACTCGATTTTTTGGTCTATGCTCATcccaatattaaaatttaaatcaaaattgatgtAAATCACTAAATAATGAAAAGAATGTATGGGCTGGTTGGGCATGTGGGTTAAATTAGATAATTATTTAGGCTAacaagagaaataaaaaaattttaagtttcatttggaaaaatggcaaaaaggtttcaaaattgtaaaaataacaaaacgaaattaaataatagaaaatacacATTGGTAAATGATCAAACTACCTAAAAAACTAACAAATTGAGTACAAATAGACATTGCTTCaaaaataacttgaaaactGCAAATACACTCTATCTAAACTtctaaaagtgaaaaaaaaaaattacaatctcaaccaaaaactaaaaaacaaatagTATGGTCAAAATCTTAAAAACAGTTCAAAAATCTAAAAACTCGCCAATATGGTCCTCACTGAGAAACAAGCCTGCTTCTTTAATGAAGGACCACGATGATGTATCTGTGATGTGATGGTCACCAGCGATGGCATACGACTGCTTATAAAACCAgttgataatgaataaaagaagATTTAACCGTCATGCAAACCGAAATGTAACGGTGATGGtgagagaaaaaagaatggaAGATTCTAAAAGAGGTGACCCAAGATGTGATTATAATGAGGAGTGTGTGCTAACATAGGTTTTAAAGATGTTATGGGGAGGTTATCACTACAAGCTTGCTGCAAATGGAAAataggaaagaaagaaagaaaaagatgagaTAAGAGGGAGATAAAGTagaattatagtttttttttttttacatatatatttgtaaatatgtaGGGAAGAGAGTACTTAGATTTTTTTCaccaaaattataaatatattgaaacTTTGGaaataaggttttttttttttttttttttttttttttttttttttaaaaaaaaaatttaaatgaacaATATTAAAACAAGTCGatcataataataaataagtatataaatatatttatataccaatgatatattgttatatcattagattatatttttaaaaatataaactatataaatactaataatatacacaaaaattaatataataacaaaatgcataaaaaaataataatagtaatgaAACAGAATCTGATACAAAAGATAGATTCAAATACATATTGTTGgagaaaaattagagaaaatctCTAATTTAAAGTAGGAAACACGAAAAATGAAGGTTAAATTCGAATAATTTCATATTACATCTGtaaatgtatattaattaattttaggagTCTCAAAACTGGAAATAGgtttaactttatattacattttgaagTTGTTAACAACATGTTTAAACTAATGAAAAAAGAGttagataaaactaaatttggtaacaaaaaattaaactaattgaaAATAGTTAGATAAaccaaaattgataataatGTACTCAGAAGGTGGAAGAGAAAGTTAtgtttttgttaaattattatttaaatatatagtgTATTTGCAAGAACAGCTATATTAGAAAATAGTCAACCACCACCAAAAATCATAACTCCAATTTTCCAGTGTTCTCTGCAACCGCGAAAGTTTCGATTTATTGTAGTGTCTAACTCTGATTTTCTCCAATGAACAAGATTTCATCTTCTTTGgctgcaaaacaaagaaagttgattataataatgaaacaaaagaagattgagcCCTCATACAAGAacagaggaagaaaaaaaaaaaagaggaaaatcgATAGATCAATGGAaagaggaaaaaaggaaaagagaagtcTAATCCATTGTAAAGCCATACAAAAAACAAAAGCTTGTGAAAAAAACCACAACAAAATGTAAATGGATAAACATTTATGTGAGTAACAAAATTAatggctattttttttttatgataaaatgaaatttgataatatatgaaaatttaaaatataaatttggtagaaaaatttggatatttaatttgagtgaGATTAATTCAAAAAGTGGTTAAAcagaatctaaattaataataaaatatgtagaTTATGTTAATTACATGACAAAAATTAGGAGAGCAGTTCTTCCAGGAAGAACAGTCGTTCTTGAGGAAAATCCGCAATTACTCTGTATACAAAATTCGATCTTGTTTATAATTCTACATTTATCATGTATTTGTATTTTCACCAATAACTACGAATCAAATAAGGACAAAtcagaaatttaaaatttataaccaTGTACATATTTATCATAAATCTTATTATTGGTCGATTTTACCATTTTTCAGAACggaactttaaaatttgtcgTACACCCCCATTTCTCTTATTACTTTCAATAAAAGGAGGACAATTATTCTCTGCAACTTGGCAATAGGAAGAGAGATTATTGAATTCATAAAAGTCAATCACAATTCTGCTGTGGGGCCCTCATGGAAAAATAGCATATTCTTTCTTCCACATGTCAGCTTCTCCATTCCCTTACGGATTCTCCACTATTCCAATCCAACGGCTCCCAGCTCACCACTATCAAACCCAATTGCTTCGCCACTAAGTTCCCGGCCGGCTACTAAACTCTCACCTCcatctttttaaaattgtacATGTCATCCAAAAGTTAATGTCtgacttaaccaaattttttatatataaaaaaaaaatgtgccgATTCGAGGATTTTAcattttaagtatttaattttaaaaataaatcatttaaaaaaatttaataaccacttaaaaataagttttgaaatatatttataatatattttaagaagttttatcaaaatagattaaataaaaataatttttttagcaaAACATTTTTTCAGTATAGAACTCATATCAACTATTTACCTTTTTATGATTGTTGATAACTATACTCATATTAGCTATTTATCGTTTTATGCTAGTGTTGAATATATGGATATGCGAAAGAATGTTTGGATCATCATAGTAGGTTAATAACCTACTTCATGTTTAAGACTCCaattatgaaaatattatttatactatttcaaaattctttttgttactgtatttactatttttcactcattatctttcttattttttttgttacagAGTTTACTATtaactattcaaattaaataatttatacttttaacacaaactattataattcaGATTGAGGTCCAAACATCCTTAAATATTTGAGTGGCAGAGTGACTCAAACTGGGGGCAATCTATAATTACACACTTTGTAGAAGGGCAAATTGGTCAGTATGCCACGTCAGACATTTTAACCTCATGTGCCGTCCACTTTCATTCACAGTCCCACGCCACCTCTTCTGAAAACAACGTACCCTTGGCttacttccttttttttttccctccacTCTAAACCCTATATATCACTCCCACACTCCTTTCCTCTCTCCCCTTTTCTCTCTCCTCCTCTCTTTCTGCCGAATGAAGCATAATTCCTCTATTTCCGTCGTCGTCCGCCGTCTTATTCCGATCTTCCGACGACAAATTCACTATGAAGCGTAGCGCCTCCGAGTTGGCTCTTGAAGAATTCCTCAAAAGAGCCGCCACGATCTCTCCCCGCGACGTTATCGACCCCGATGACGACATTTTCAAAATCGAACAACGCGATCAACAAGTCGTTAGAAGCCCTAAAAGAGGCAAAAACTTTCAGGATTCCACCGATGCCACCTGCTTCTTTGGCGACATCGATTTCAGCTAtttctttgtaaaaaataatcgGGTCCGTtctaatctctctttataaattctttaaaaattatatatatttatcttctCTCCGTAATTACAATTTTTAACATCAAGTATATCATgagttatatttttctttttccaatcgACTCTAACCATTAAAGTTTATTATGTGATAAACTATCATCGAAGGGTGGAACAAACTAACAAAAATACTGAAAACAAGAATTTTGTGATAATGGAATccttaataattttattagtttttttttttttttttttttaatggaaattcGTATGCaagatatgaaatattttatttagtttaataattttaaatattcacGTAGGGTTTTTGTTAAATGCatgaaaaaattgaatattttaaaatatagaatgaTAATTTTCTTAGCTCTCATGCAgctttattattgtttttttaattaataaaattgttttttatttaaaaaataaaataaaattgaaagttgcaGGAGATAATGGACGCAATTGTTAACTGTGGGGGTGGGCTGGCGGAGGCTTCTTTATGGTCACAGAATCTTACTCATAAGCATTCAAGCTTTTCACCCACTATAGATTCTCAATCTTCTATTGGTATGGCCATTATTNaatttaatatatatatatatattaagttttcatcttttatatgaattttaattgttgttgattttgttgtggttttttttttataaagaatattatattataaatacgAGACGATGGTGTTCATATCTATAACTTATTAGGAATTTCGATTCTTGGAATTATCTTTTAGTAAGTAGAAATGTAATTTTGGAGAGTGATAGAATTTTTTTAAGATGACTATTGaaatttaagatttgttttcaaataaaagaaaatagacaaatttattttaaaatgtagcAAAATTTACTGTCCATCTCATTGGTATATTGCGATAGATCACGATAGATttctatattaaatttttatcactCAGCGATATAGAAGTCTATTGTGATCTATCAcggtctattattgatagataattttattttgttatatttaaaatattttcaacagttttaccctTGAAACAAGTATCCATTTAAGGTTGTTTTTATTAAGATAAAATATAGGTGattctaattaattatgaaaggatacaatacattttttaaacttaataaatgTTTTAGGTGATATTTGTGTATGCACGAATAATTTTGTGGGGcagataaagtatttatataaatatgctTGAGAACTAtgtacttttatttattattatttgtaaaaatttgGAGAAGCACGTGCATTTTCGTATATTAAAATGGAAAacgtacatttttttttttaaatagttagaAAAGAGAAACATTAGAATCAGCGGTAGATCATTGATTGACTTGCAtcaaaattttagttaattaatcaattacaACTATTAACTAATTACATGCCTtttctaataataatattataactACATTCAAGtatcatcaaaattaaatgatttatttgtATAAAAAACAATGAATTATTGTTATATTACATTTATCACTTTCATTAACAATAAACTAGATCGTAAAATATTCTCTTATTATTATGcaatttatcatatatatttaaacataaatactaATGATTTAAGTATAACTTAACTAAGGTATCATTTATTAGAAGACTTGTTTTCATATCTTCCATGTTTATTTaagttatattaaaaaaaaaaaaaagtgaatataAAAGAAATGTCGTTTTCGAAATTTTCAAGACAAAAATTTTCTCTTTGAAAAGCAATATAAAAATGACTGATGACCCACTACAAAATTTCAAGTTGAAAAAGGCCCAGCCagaaatgataaaaatatatatagggtGAGAGCTTTATTCTTCATAatctacaatatatatatataactgaaaatagtttatttctcaattattattatcaaaacaactaaaaaaagtacaaaaaGAAGTCcccaataaaagaaaagaaaatcagaACAAACAAAAAGGgaataatgaaattaaactaAAGAACAATTCCATTTCCACTTTTATTTTTGGAGTGAAAGAGAAACTAGGAAGCTCTTTATATGTGTAGTGAGCAACAAGCCATTAAAATTCGCTGGTATTTTTCAGACTTATTCAATTTAGTCTGTAgctatatttctaaatattcaaatttagtttttccaTATTTATTAAAACCTAAAATGAATCTCTATACCATTACTTTAAGGCtattgtttctttaaaaaaatagtttctattAATCTTTCTTTCCTAAAtcttaaactgattttaaaatatACGACAAGTATAGAGATTAAAATGCAAAGAGTCGTCACGTAcagaatggaaaaaaaatgtattttggtTATGTGTGTAATAAAAGGGTTTGATGTGGTCAGTGAGTAGCCCAACATCAGCCAGTAATTTGATGGGCAGAGATCACCAAAGAGGTAACAATAGTGGATCCTCTGAAGATCAATCTGATGATGAAATTGAAGCTGGCTCTTGTGAACAAAGCACTGACCCTCTTGCTTTGAAGAGAATCAGaaggtcatttatttatttttaattattatttcactTTCATTCATTATTATTCATCTGATGATCTCTTCTCCTTGGCTTTCACTTGTAGAATGATCTCTAATAGGGACTCTgcaagaagatcaagaaaaagaaaacaagctCATTTGGCTGAACTTGAGAACCAGGTATATGGATAATTCTTCAACGTATAAGTAAAGACAATTATCTCTAAATTGAGGAAACAGTTTTAGTGTTAGTTTGTGTCTAGAGTCGACATTGATCGGCCGAGAGTAACCACTAAACGAGACTTTAAGAATTTGGAGTTATCGTTTGTGTTTTTATTGCTCTAATAGGTCAGTTTTTTCTTAGGTGAAACAATTGAAAGGAGAAAATGAAACCTTGTTCAACCAGCTTTTAGATGCCAGTCAACAATATCGTGATGCTAATACGAACAACCGTGTCCTTAAATCAGACGTAGACGCATTGAGAGCTAAGGTACAttataaagttttattgaaaacttattcaaaaatgattttctaagTGCTTAAAGAAAGGTGTATAATTTAAAGTTGAAAGCaatattttgttgatttttagGTGAAGTTGGCTGAAGATACACTTGCTAGGGGCTCAATGACCTGCAGCTTAAATCAGCTGCTGCAAAGTCATTTGAGCACGCCGCAACCACTAACGGCGCTTCGGAGAATGTCGAATGTTGCATCACCACTCGGTCTACCTGGAGATGACGTTTCTTATTCGGGTGTGACGATGTCGGGGCAGAACCCGACCGCAGGGCTCCCGAACTCAGATATGCATATGAAAAGTGGAATGGGTAGTGAGGCTGTTAGCTGTGTTTCTGGGATATGGCCTAGAAATTAGCCTTTCCTCTCTTTGCCTTTCAACACCAGCATTGTTTTATCACTGTCATGTGTTTGGCTTGGCTTGTATGATAGATAGTACTTCAGACTTCTCCCTTTCTGTTTGCTGTGTTAATTTTCAACAAGGCATTTCTCATTTGCTTGCTTTTTATGGTCATTATGAATTCCCGTTTTACTCTGTTGTTGTTTGcctttttgttgttattttagTAAGAAATTCAAACCATACACTAACTTGAGGTTAGGTAAAACTTCCTTAACAACTTAATTAGGCTCTTATTGACATTAAAAACTTTGTTTGAATCGACTTTCTAAGTactaaaaaatattcaaaaagaaaaaaccccCAAACTAAAGGTTATAGTTATAGTATGTTATATATCTCTTAGCTATGCTAGCAAGAgggagtcttttttttttttttttaataaataaataaataaataagtaaatatttaggagtgattttgaaattgttaaaattgataaaatgttATTTCTCTGAACATTCTTGTGGGCTATTTTTCCTCTTCATATCAGCTTATTTGTTATGTTTTACCCAATATGGATTTGCCACGTGTACCAGTAAGTGCCTCTATAATCTAGTACTTTTCTCATTTGATAATACATTGAGAGTAAAGAAAGAAACTTTCCTATTGCTTAgctcttcttcatcctcttcgTTTATGGTATTAGAGCTAAGGCTCTTCTCCTTCTAAATTTGTTGAGGGCTCTTCTCAATctaaatttgtcaatggtgaCCGGAGAagcttcttcctcttcttctttcgtTGCCTCATCTTCTCCTATTTCGAATTCCCATTCCTCACCTCCATCTATTCCACAACCTGCCTCCACCTCTCTTCCACTTACTGCCAACAATCATCCCATGATTACTCGTTCTAAAGTTGGTATTGTCAAGTCTAAAGTATGGCTAACTTCTGTTGCCTCTTCTTCCCTTCTATCCCTAGTGAACCCTCTATGTTTAAGACTTGCTGTTAAGTTTGCTGAATGGAAACAAGCTATGCAAGTTGAATTTGATGCTCTACAAAGAAATAATACATGGACTCTTGTGCCCCCTTCATATGAATATATAAAGTCATTGGTTGCAAATGGTAAGGGGATCAAATCCCAAGTGGAAGCGTGAGAATGCCTTGTATTTAGAAATCcgatttttaaagaaacaaaaacagtaaaataaaacatgtaattttaggataaacattcaaagaaaacataagCATGCTTGAAAAATGAATAATAGGAGAAATCACAACCTACCTTTGTTGATTTCTCTAGTTTTCTCTTTCCATCGTTGTTAATAATCTCGAACTTCTCAAACATAGAATGACAATACCAATGATATCACCTTGCTATTTCCTAGGATTCAAGAACTTTGGAAGTgtggtctccaagaactttAAGGAGGAAAAGGGTACAAAATTCTAGAGAGAAGTTAAAAAGAAGGTGGaggctagttttttttttttttttttgtgtgataTCAAAAACTTGCCTAAAATGACTATAAGgatgtatttatatggagaaggggtAAGAATTTCCTTTTATGcccttagtgctaattaattaaataatcctTATTTACttaattgacacattaattaaataaccatatattaaatcctatttaatatacatttaattaatcatcattaaatatcatatatttatgctGACCTCCAATCacattatttcttaatcaattaattaaccattaattaattaattaattaagtaactatattaaatcatatttaatatggagttaattaacatacaaatatt
This genomic window from Benincasa hispida cultivar B227 chromosome 4, ASM972705v1, whole genome shotgun sequence contains:
- the LOC120075004 gene encoding basic leucine zipper 9 isoform X2, encoding MKRSASELALEEFLKRAATISPRDVIDPDDDIFKIEQRDQQVVRSPKRGKNFQDSTDATCFFGDIDFSYFFVKNNREIMDAIVNCGGGLAEASLWSQNLTHKHSSFSPTIDSQSSIVSSPTSASNLMGRDHQRGNNSGSSEDQSDDEIEAGSCEQSTDPLALKRIRRMISNRDSARRSRKRKQAHLAELENQVKQLKGENETLFNQLLDASQQYRDANTNNRVLKSDVDALRAKVKLAEDTLARGSMTCSLNQLLQSHLSTPQPLTALRRMSNVASPLGLPGDDVSYSGVTMSGQNPTAGLPNSDMHMKSGMGSEAVSCVSGIWPRN
- the LOC120075004 gene encoding basic leucine zipper 9 isoform X1; this encodes MKRSASELALEEFLKRAATISPRDVIDPDDDIFKIEQRDQQVVRSPKRGKNFQDSTDATCFFGDIDFSYFFVKNNRLQEIMDAIVNCGGGLAEASLWSQNLTHKHSSFSPTIDSQSSIVSSPTSASNLMGRDHQRGNNSGSSEDQSDDEIEAGSCEQSTDPLALKRIRRMISNRDSARRSRKRKQAHLAELENQVKQLKGENETLFNQLLDASQQYRDANTNNRVLKSDVDALRAKVKLAEDTLARGSMTCSLNQLLQSHLSTPQPLTALRRMSNVASPLGLPGDDVSYSGVTMSGQNPTAGLPNSDMHMKSGMGSEAVSCVSGIWPRN